A genome region from Mycolicibacterium litorale includes the following:
- a CDS encoding MCE family protein yields the protein MIGKTLQGRFTRAGYRSIALGGGALLVAGCQFGGLNSLNMPGTAGHGAGSYKITVQLPDVSVLPQNSPVMIDDVTVGSVSGIDAVQRSDGTFYAAVQVSLDGNVKLPQNATAKVAQTSLLGSQHLELAPPEGEPGVGKLEEGSQIPIDRTGRYPTTEEVLSSLGVVVNKGNLGALQDITDEAYAAVAGRQDSFTDLIPRLAELTTSLDRQTADIISAAEGLNRFAGILARSKDSLGRTLDTLPAALEVLNKNRTNIVDAFGALRSFAIVASRILSETKTDFAADLKDLYPVIKALNDNADDFIKSLEFLPTFPFHYKYLRNAVRGDYLNVFVTFDLTLRRLGESVFTTSLGLDPNMKRMSEVINPPDFLTGSLANLSGQAADPFKIPPGTATQHEAAP from the coding sequence ATGATCGGAAAGACGTTGCAGGGCAGGTTCACCCGGGCCGGCTACCGGTCCATCGCGTTGGGCGGCGGGGCGCTGCTGGTGGCGGGCTGTCAGTTCGGCGGACTGAACTCGCTGAACATGCCGGGCACCGCGGGGCACGGCGCGGGCTCGTACAAGATCACCGTCCAGCTGCCGGATGTGTCGGTGCTGCCGCAGAACTCGCCGGTGATGATCGACGACGTCACGGTCGGAAGCGTGTCCGGTATCGACGCCGTGCAGCGGTCGGACGGCACGTTCTACGCCGCCGTCCAGGTCTCACTGGACGGCAACGTCAAACTGCCCCAGAACGCGACCGCGAAGGTGGCGCAGACCTCGCTGCTGGGTAGCCAGCACCTCGAGTTGGCGCCCCCCGAGGGGGAACCGGGCGTCGGGAAACTCGAGGAGGGGTCGCAGATCCCGATCGACCGCACCGGCAGGTACCCGACCACCGAAGAGGTGCTGTCATCGCTGGGTGTCGTGGTCAACAAGGGCAATCTCGGTGCGCTGCAAGACATCACCGACGAGGCCTACGCCGCGGTGGCCGGCCGCCAGGACAGCTTCACCGACCTGATTCCGCGCCTGGCCGAGCTGACCACCTCGCTGGACCGGCAGACCGCCGACATCATCTCCGCCGCGGAGGGGCTCAACCGGTTCGCGGGAATCCTGGCGCGCAGCAAGGACAGCCTGGGCCGCACGCTGGACACGTTGCCCGCCGCGCTGGAGGTGCTCAACAAGAACCGCACGAACATCGTCGACGCGTTCGGTGCGCTGCGCAGCTTCGCGATCGTCGCGTCGCGGATACTGTCGGAGACCAAGACGGACTTCGCGGCGGATCTCAAGGATCTGTATCCGGTGATCAAGGCACTCAACGACAACGCCGACGACTTCATCAAGTCGCTGGAGTTCCTGCCGACGTTCCCGTTCCACTACAAGTACCTGCGCAACGCGGTGCGCGGTGACTACCTGAACGTATTCGTCACGTTCGACCTGACGCTGCGGCGCCTCGGCGAATCGGTGTTCACCACCTCGCTGGGCCTGGATCCGAACATGAAACGGATGAGCGAGGTCATCAACCCGCCGGACTTCTTGACCGGGTCATTGGCCAACCTGTCGGGTCAGGCGGCCGATCCGTTCAAGATCCCGCCCGGCACGGCGACCCAACACGAGGCGGCGCCCTGA
- a CDS encoding MCE family protein, with protein sequence MLTRLTKLQLSIFAVVTVLTVGAISLFYLHVPAAVGIGAYNVTAKFIAGGGLYENANVTYRGVTVGRVEKVGLADDGVVAQMRLNSGTPVPENVTATVKSVSAIGEQYVDLVPPEKASKSMLRDGANIGLDRTAIGQDISGLLEEADKLVSSVGDSRIQDVLRETFKAFNGSGPELSRLIQSSRLLIDEANANYDQVNQLIDQAGPFLDAQIRSGDDIRSLADGLADVTGNVAGADSQLRTTLQTVPGTTQAANTTFEGIRPTFPVLAANLANFGRIGVIYHKSLEQSLVIFPALLAALNTVAGGVPSDEGGKLDFKIHLNDPPTCSVGFLPPTSIRSPADTTLRDLPTDLYCKAPQNDPTVVRGARNYPCMEFPGKRAATIQQCRDPRGFVPIGSNPWRGPPVPLGEPIQDPRMILPQNKFPFIPPQVDPDPGPPLVQLPPGVQPGPGPAPHAPFPLPVPPNEPGVPVPLPYYAPPDQVVPPYGRPAPAPPPPPPSLAPPPPADAPPVPAPEPPNAPPPPGNSLNGVPLPGPALPAEAPVASGPMTTSYDARTGVFADPAGGTGVYAPGADKLAPAENWADLMMAPRQM encoded by the coding sequence ATGCTGACCCGGCTGACCAAACTGCAACTGTCGATCTTCGCCGTCGTCACGGTCCTGACCGTCGGCGCGATTTCGCTGTTCTATCTGCACGTGCCCGCCGCGGTCGGCATCGGCGCGTACAACGTCACGGCGAAGTTCATCGCCGGCGGCGGTCTCTACGAGAACGCCAACGTCACCTACCGCGGCGTGACCGTCGGCCGGGTGGAGAAGGTGGGCCTGGCCGACGACGGTGTCGTCGCGCAGATGCGGCTCAACAGCGGCACCCCGGTGCCGGAGAACGTGACGGCGACGGTGAAGAGCGTGTCGGCGATCGGCGAGCAGTACGTCGACCTGGTGCCGCCGGAGAAGGCGTCGAAGTCGATGCTGCGCGACGGGGCGAACATCGGCTTGGACCGCACCGCGATCGGCCAGGACATCTCGGGGCTCCTCGAGGAAGCCGACAAGCTGGTCAGCAGCGTCGGCGACAGCCGGATCCAGGACGTCCTGCGCGAGACGTTCAAAGCGTTCAACGGATCCGGTCCCGAGCTGTCGCGGTTGATCCAGTCCTCACGGCTGCTCATCGACGAGGCAAACGCCAACTACGACCAGGTGAACCAGCTGATCGACCAGGCGGGTCCGTTCCTCGACGCCCAGATCCGCAGCGGCGACGACATCCGGTCGCTGGCCGACGGGCTTGCCGACGTCACCGGCAACGTGGCGGGCGCCGACTCCCAGCTGCGCACGACCCTGCAAACCGTGCCCGGCACCACGCAGGCGGCCAACACGACGTTCGAGGGGATCCGGCCCACCTTCCCGGTGCTTGCCGCCAACCTCGCGAACTTCGGCCGCATCGGGGTGATCTACCACAAGTCGCTCGAACAGTCGCTGGTGATCTTCCCGGCACTGCTGGCAGCGCTCAACACCGTCGCGGGCGGCGTGCCGTCAGATGAAGGCGGCAAGCTGGACTTCAAGATCCACCTCAACGATCCGCCCACCTGCTCGGTCGGCTTCCTGCCGCCGACGTCGATCCGCTCGCCGGCCGATACGACGCTGCGCGACCTGCCGACCGACCTGTACTGCAAGGCCCCGCAGAACGATCCGACGGTCGTGCGCGGCGCCCGCAACTATCCGTGCATGGAATTCCCCGGCAAGCGCGCGGCCACCATCCAGCAGTGCCGGGATCCCCGCGGCTTCGTGCCGATCGGCAGCAACCCGTGGCGTGGCCCGCCGGTGCCGCTGGGCGAGCCGATCCAGGACCCCCGGATGATCCTGCCGCAGAACAAGTTCCCGTTCATCCCGCCGCAGGTCGACCCGGATCCGGGGCCGCCGCTGGTGCAGCTCCCCCCGGGTGTGCAGCCCGGTCCGGGGCCGGCGCCGCACGCGCCGTTCCCGCTGCCGGTGCCGCCCAACGAGCCCGGCGTGCCGGTGCCGCTGCCGTACTACGCGCCGCCGGACCAGGTCGTGCCGCCGTATGGCCGTCCCGCGCCTGCGCCGCCGCCACCGCCGCCGTCGCTGGCCCCGCCGCCACCCGCGGACGCGCCGCCGGTGCCGGCACCGGAACCCCCGAACGCGCCGCCGCCACCGGGCAACTCGCTCAACGGTGTCCCGCTGCCGGGGCCTGCCCTGCCCGCCGAAGCTCCGGTGGCCAGCGGTCCGATGACGACCAGTTACGACGCCAGGACCGGCGTGTTCGCCGACCCGGCAGGGGGGACTGGCGTCTACGCCCCGGGCGCTGACAAACTGGCGCCTGCGGAAAACTGGGCAGACCTGATGATGGCTCCAAGGCAGATGTGA
- a CDS encoding mammalian cell entry protein, translating to MTEQSASTTKPVRRRASRAAGPAKGSASEPAAGGVRVETPAPIKVRSPKPAGPPPRRRPHRTLVAAVSLAVLAVALAAVTTLVGVWAAQQRDANARQARDQRFVDTASQTVVNMFSYTQDTIDEDVNRFVDGTSGPLRDMLSQGNNVDNLKALFRDTEASAEAVINGAALEKVDDVADNAAVLVAVRVTITDIDGNNKPSQPYRLRVIVHEDDNGHMTGYDLKYPEGGN from the coding sequence ATGACTGAACAATCGGCTTCGACAACGAAGCCGGTGCGTCGGCGTGCGTCGCGCGCGGCCGGCCCGGCGAAAGGCAGTGCGAGCGAACCGGCCGCCGGCGGTGTCCGGGTCGAGACGCCGGCACCGATCAAGGTGCGCAGCCCGAAGCCGGCCGGTCCGCCGCCGCGGCGCCGACCGCACCGCACGCTGGTCGCGGCGGTGTCGCTGGCCGTGCTGGCGGTGGCGCTCGCGGCCGTGACGACCCTCGTGGGCGTGTGGGCGGCGCAGCAGCGCGACGCGAACGCCCGGCAGGCGCGTGACCAGCGGTTCGTCGATACAGCGTCGCAGACCGTGGTCAACATGTTCAGCTACACCCAGGACACCATCGACGAGGACGTGAACCGGTTCGTCGATGGCACCAGCGGCCCGTTGCGCGACATGCTCAGCCAGGGCAACAACGTCGACAACCTCAAGGCGCTCTTCCGCGACACCGAGGCCAGCGCCGAGGCGGTGATCAACGGTGCCGCGCTCGAGAAGGTCGACGACGTCGCCGACAACGCCGCCGTGCTGGTCGCCGTCCGCGTCACCATCACCGACATCGACGGCAACAACAAGCCGTCTCAGCCGTACCGGTTGCGGGTGATCGTCCACGAGGACGACAACGGTCACATGACCGGATACGACCTGAAGTACCCGGAGGGCGGCAACTGA
- a CDS encoding mammalian cell entry protein, with the protein MGKWPTRLAAVLSVLCATAFVALAAVGGWLFWDRVETRGAQQARAELAPLAAEQVPKVFGYDYQTVERSLTEAYTLLAPDFRQEFRDRATKDIIPQARERQVVSQAHVVGVGVLDAQRNSAQVMVYLNRTVTEKDGKPIYDGSRLRVDYTKVDGKWLIDYITPI; encoded by the coding sequence ATGGGCAAGTGGCCGACCCGCCTGGCGGCGGTGCTCAGCGTGCTGTGCGCGACGGCGTTCGTCGCGCTCGCCGCGGTCGGTGGCTGGCTGTTCTGGGACCGGGTCGAGACCCGCGGCGCACAGCAGGCTCGCGCCGAACTGGCGCCGCTGGCGGCCGAGCAGGTGCCGAAGGTGTTCGGCTACGACTACCAGACCGTCGAGCGCAGCCTGACCGAGGCGTACACGCTGCTCGCCCCGGACTTCCGCCAGGAGTTCCGCGACCGCGCCACCAAGGACATCATCCCGCAGGCGCGGGAACGCCAGGTGGTCAGCCAAGCTCACGTCGTCGGTGTGGGCGTGCTTGACGCGCAACGGAATTCAGCCCAGGTCATGGTGTACCTGAACCGCACCGTCACCGAGAAGGACGGTAAGCCGATCTACGACGGCAGCCGGCTGCGGGTGGACTACACCAAGGTCGACGGCAAGTGGCTGATCGACTACATCACGCCGATCTAG
- a CDS encoding alpha,alpha-trehalose-phosphate synthase (UDP-forming) — MAPEGDPGVGSGESDFVVVANRLPIDMERLPDGSTSIKRSPGGLVTALEPLLRKRRGAWIGWAGIPDSPEDPIEEDGLQLYPVALSAEDVAEYYEGFSNATLWPLYHDLIVKPIYHRSWWERYVEVNRRFAEATARAAAQGATVWVQDYQLQLVPKMLRMLRPDLTIGFFLHIPFPPVELFMQMPWRTEVIEGMLGADLVGFHLPGGAQNFLYLARRLVGANSSRATVGVRSRFGEVQVGFRTVKVGAFPISIDSAELDTKARNRAVRQRAREIRSELGNPRKIMLGVDRLDYTKGINVRLEALSELLEDGRVDKDDTVFIQLATPSRERVQSYIEMREDIERQVGHINGEFGDVGHPIVHYLHRPVPRDELIAYFVAADVMLVTPLRDGMNLVAKEYVACRSDLGGALVLSEFTGAAAELRQAYLTNPHHLEGVKDAIEAALNQEPEEGRRRMRALRRQVLAHDVDRWARAFLDALADTREDAKAV; from the coding sequence ATGGCTCCGGAGGGCGACCCAGGCGTTGGCTCCGGAGAATCCGACTTCGTCGTGGTGGCCAATCGGCTGCCGATCGACATGGAACGGCTGCCCGACGGCAGTACGTCGATCAAGCGAAGTCCCGGCGGTCTGGTCACCGCCCTCGAACCACTGCTGCGTAAACGTCGCGGCGCGTGGATCGGGTGGGCCGGCATCCCGGACAGCCCCGAGGACCCGATCGAAGAAGACGGACTCCAGCTCTACCCCGTCGCCCTGTCGGCCGAGGACGTCGCCGAATACTACGAGGGTTTCTCCAACGCCACACTGTGGCCGCTCTACCACGACCTGATCGTCAAACCGATCTACCACCGCTCGTGGTGGGAGCGCTACGTCGAGGTCAACCGCCGCTTCGCCGAGGCGACCGCCCGGGCCGCCGCCCAGGGCGCCACGGTGTGGGTGCAGGACTATCAGCTGCAGTTGGTGCCGAAGATGCTGCGGATGCTGCGTCCCGACCTGACGATCGGCTTCTTCCTGCACATCCCGTTCCCGCCGGTGGAACTGTTCATGCAGATGCCGTGGCGCACCGAGGTCATCGAAGGCATGCTCGGCGCCGACCTCGTCGGCTTCCATCTGCCCGGCGGCGCGCAGAATTTCCTCTACCTGGCCCGCAGGCTGGTCGGCGCCAACAGCTCGCGCGCCACCGTGGGCGTGCGGTCCCGATTCGGTGAGGTGCAGGTCGGTTTCCGGACGGTGAAGGTCGGGGCGTTCCCGATCTCGATCGACTCGGCGGAACTCGACACCAAGGCCCGCAACCGCGCCGTCCGCCAGCGCGCCCGGGAGATCCGCAGCGAACTGGGCAATCCGCGCAAGATCATGCTCGGCGTGGACCGCCTCGACTACACCAAGGGCATCAACGTCCGCCTCGAGGCGCTCTCTGAGCTGCTCGAAGACGGCCGCGTCGACAAGGACGACACCGTCTTCATCCAGCTGGCGACGCCCAGCCGAGAACGCGTTCAGAGCTACATCGAGATGCGCGAGGACATCGAGCGCCAGGTCGGCCACATCAACGGCGAGTTCGGCGACGTGGGCCATCCGATCGTGCACTACCTGCACCGGCCGGTCCCCCGCGACGAGTTGATCGCTTACTTCGTCGCCGCCGACGTCATGCTGGTCACCCCGCTGCGCGACGGGATGAACCTGGTCGCCAAGGAGTACGTGGCCTGCCGCAGCGATCTGGGCGGCGCGCTGGTGCTCAGCGAGTTCACGGGCGCGGCGGCCGAGCTCCGGCAGGCCTACCTGACCAACCCGCACCACCTCGAAGGCGTCAAGGATGCCATCGAGGCGGCGCTGAACCAGGAACCCGAGGAGGGCCGGCGACGGATGCGGGCACTGCGCCGGCAGGTGCTCGCCCACGACGTCGACCGGTGGGCCAGGGCGTTCCTCGACGCGCTCGCCGACACCCGCGAAGACGCGAAAGCGGTGTGA
- a CDS encoding enoyl-CoA hydratase: MANADQVTYETLDDGRIARIWLDRPQTQNAQSRTLLVQLDEAFGRAEADDEVRVVILAARGKNFSAGHDLGSEEAIAERGPGPAQHPTFRINGATRAAVAEKIYLQEWHYFFENTRRWRDLRKITIAQVQGNAISAGLMLIWACDLIVASDDAKFSDVVAVRLGMPGVEYYAHPWEFGPRKAKELLLTGDSIDADEAHRLGMVSKIFPRADLEDKTVEFARRIAALPTMAALLVKDSVNAAADAMGFTEALRHGFHIHELGHAHWAAHNENRMAVGMPPDVPDWRVLGAPKLARRDEP; the protein is encoded by the coding sequence GTGGCCAACGCCGATCAGGTGACGTACGAGACCCTTGACGACGGGCGCATCGCGCGGATCTGGCTGGACCGGCCGCAGACGCAGAACGCTCAGTCCCGCACGCTGCTGGTGCAGCTCGACGAAGCGTTCGGCCGGGCCGAGGCCGACGACGAGGTGCGGGTGGTGATCCTCGCCGCACGCGGCAAGAACTTCTCCGCCGGGCACGACCTCGGGTCGGAGGAGGCCATCGCCGAACGCGGCCCCGGGCCCGCGCAGCACCCGACGTTCCGGATCAACGGGGCGACCCGGGCGGCCGTCGCCGAGAAGATCTACCTGCAGGAGTGGCACTACTTCTTCGAGAACACGCGGCGCTGGCGGGATCTGCGCAAGATCACCATCGCCCAGGTGCAGGGCAACGCGATCTCCGCCGGGCTGATGCTGATCTGGGCGTGCGACCTCATCGTCGCCTCCGACGACGCGAAGTTCAGCGACGTGGTGGCGGTGCGGCTGGGGATGCCGGGCGTCGAGTACTACGCGCACCCGTGGGAGTTCGGCCCACGCAAGGCCAAAGAACTTCTGCTTACCGGCGATTCGATCGACGCCGACGAGGCGCACCGGCTCGGGATGGTGTCGAAGATCTTCCCGCGCGCCGATCTGGAGGACAAGACCGTCGAGTTCGCCCGCCGCATCGCCGCGCTGCCGACGATGGCGGCGCTGCTGGTCAAGGATTCGGTCAACGCCGCCGCGGACGCGATGGGCTTCACCGAGGCGCTGCGGCACGGCTTCCACATCCACGAGCTCGGCCATGCGCACTGGGCGGCGCACAACGAGAACCGCATGGCGGTCGGGATGCCGCCCGATGTTCCGGACTGGCGCGTGCTGGGCGCCCCCAAGTTGGCCCGGCGCGACGAGCCGTGA
- a CDS encoding SDR family oxidoreductase gives MQLSQLSLADRTYLVTGGGSGIGKGVAAAILAAGGDVMLAGRNADRLAAAADELSAAGADGAGEVRYEPTDVTNEDEAARLVEAVTAWHGHLHGVVHSAGGSETIGPITQIDSDAWRRTVDLNVNGTMYVLKHAARELVRGGGGSFVGISSIASSNVHRWFGAYGPSKAALDHIMKLAADELGPSWVRVNGIRPGLIQTDLVGPILESPEVSADYRACTPLPRFGEVSDIANLSVFLLSDASSWITGQVINVDGGHGLRRGPDMSGMLEGLFGADGLRGVV, from the coding sequence TTGCAACTTTCTCAGCTGTCCCTGGCGGATCGCACCTATCTGGTCACCGGCGGTGGCAGCGGTATCGGCAAGGGCGTCGCTGCGGCGATTCTTGCCGCGGGTGGCGACGTGATGCTCGCCGGCCGCAACGCCGACCGCCTGGCCGCCGCGGCCGACGAACTGTCCGCCGCGGGCGCCGACGGCGCCGGCGAGGTGCGCTACGAGCCGACCGACGTCACCAACGAGGACGAGGCGGCGCGGTTGGTCGAGGCCGTCACCGCCTGGCACGGCCACTTGCACGGCGTCGTGCACAGTGCGGGCGGGTCGGAGACCATCGGCCCGATCACCCAGATCGACTCCGATGCGTGGCGGCGCACGGTCGACCTCAACGTCAACGGCACGATGTACGTGCTCAAGCACGCCGCGCGCGAACTGGTGCGGGGCGGCGGGGGATCGTTCGTCGGCATCTCGTCGATCGCGTCGAGCAACGTGCACCGCTGGTTCGGTGCGTACGGCCCCAGCAAGGCCGCCCTCGACCACATCATGAAACTGGCCGCCGACGAACTCGGCCCGTCCTGGGTGCGTGTCAACGGCATCCGGCCCGGCCTGATCCAGACCGACCTCGTCGGCCCGATCCTGGAGTCGCCGGAGGTGTCGGCCGATTACCGCGCCTGCACACCGCTGCCGCGGTTCGGTGAGGTCTCCGACATCGCGAACCTCTCGGTGTTCCTGCTCAGCGACGCCTCGTCGTGGATCACCGGCCAGGTCATCAACGTCGACGGCGGGCACGGCCTTCGGCGCGGGCCGGACATGTCGGGGATGTTGGAGGGTCTGTTCGGCGCCGACGGGCTACGCGGGGTGGTCTGA
- a CDS encoding NAD(P)-dependent oxidoreductase: protein MRIGFIGLGNMGSAMAANLLTAGHEVTAYNRTQDKVDAVAARGARPARTVAEACDADVVVTMLANDEAVEAVTFGEDGIVASLRPSAVHVSSSTISLALAERLTAAHADAGQRFVSAPVFGRPEAAAAANLFVVAAGAPGDVTELEPVFEAIGQRTFVVGTEPKAANLVKVSGNFLIASVIESLGEAMALVAKGGVDTGEYLELLTSTLFDAPVYRTYGGLVARRDFEPAGFAATGGLKDVRLTLEAGESLQVPLPIASLLRDRFLTLLATGGGHLDWSAIGALSAWEAGGPGPTA from the coding sequence ATGCGCATCGGATTCATCGGCCTGGGCAACATGGGTTCCGCGATGGCGGCCAACCTCCTGACCGCCGGTCACGAGGTCACCGCCTACAACAGAACGCAGGACAAGGTCGACGCCGTGGCGGCCAGGGGCGCGCGGCCGGCCCGCACGGTGGCCGAGGCCTGCGACGCCGACGTCGTGGTCACAATGCTCGCCAACGACGAGGCCGTCGAGGCGGTCACCTTCGGCGAGGACGGCATCGTCGCATCCCTGCGCCCGAGCGCCGTTCACGTGTCGTCGTCGACGATCAGCCTGGCCCTTGCCGAACGGCTCACCGCCGCGCACGCCGACGCCGGCCAGCGGTTCGTGTCCGCACCGGTGTTCGGCCGTCCGGAGGCGGCCGCCGCGGCCAATCTCTTCGTCGTGGCGGCAGGCGCACCGGGTGACGTCACCGAACTCGAGCCCGTCTTCGAGGCGATCGGACAGCGCACCTTCGTCGTCGGCACCGAACCGAAGGCGGCCAACCTCGTCAAGGTGTCGGGCAACTTCCTCATCGCCTCGGTGATCGAATCCCTCGGTGAGGCAATGGCATTGGTCGCCAAAGGCGGCGTCGACACCGGCGAGTACCTCGAGCTGCTGACGTCCACGCTGTTCGACGCCCCGGTCTACCGCACCTACGGCGGGCTGGTGGCCCGTCGCGACTTCGAACCGGCCGGCTTCGCGGCCACCGGCGGCCTCAAGGACGTCCGCCTCACCCTGGAAGCCGGTGAGAGCCTGCAGGTTCCGCTGCCGATCGCGAGCCTGCTACGCGACCGGTTCCTCACGTTGCTGGCGACCGGCGGAGGGCATCTGGACTGGTCGGCGATCGGTGCGTTGAGCGCCTGGGAGGCCGGAGGCCCCGGCCCCACCGCCTGA
- a CDS encoding (2Fe-2S)-binding protein: MHELPVEVTVNGRDHRGVVEPRITLADFLRENCGLTGTHLGCEHGACGACTVLLDGQAVRSCLIFAVQADGQEVTTVEGIAGPDGQLSPVQSAMKECHGLQCGFCTPGFVTSITALLADNPDPSDEEIREGLSGNFCRCTGYQGIVNAVRLAAERTRNGEIVSS, translated from the coding sequence ATGCATGAGCTGCCGGTCGAGGTGACGGTCAACGGCCGGGACCACCGCGGTGTGGTCGAACCGCGGATCACGCTGGCCGACTTCCTGCGGGAGAACTGCGGGCTCACCGGGACCCACCTCGGGTGCGAGCACGGGGCGTGCGGCGCCTGCACGGTGCTGCTCGACGGGCAAGCCGTGCGGTCCTGCCTGATCTTCGCGGTGCAGGCCGACGGCCAAGAGGTCACCACCGTCGAGGGCATCGCCGGTCCAGACGGGCAGCTCTCCCCCGTGCAGTCCGCGATGAAGGAATGCCACGGCCTGCAATGCGGCTTCTGCACACCGGGATTCGTCACGTCGATCACCGCGCTGCTGGCCGACAACCCCGATCCCAGCGACGAGGAGATCCGCGAAGGGCTCTCCGGCAACTTCTGCCGCTGCACCGGCTACCAGGGCATCGTCAACGCGGTGCGCCTGGCCGCCGAGAGAACGCGCAACGGGGAGATCGTCAGCAGCTGA
- a CDS encoding FAD binding domain-containing protein, producing MKAAPFAYHRPDTVAEAAQMLGEFGEDAKILAGGQSLVPMLAMRLTHFAHLIDISRIGELTGIDLVDGQVAVRAATPHALVGMDDEVADSVPLLTLATPHIGHFQIRTRGTLGGAVAHADPAAEYAAVALALDAHIDAVSTRGDRAIAAADFFTGLWETSLAPDEILTAVRFPVWSGRCGFAVEEFARRHGDFAIAGAVVALEVDGEDRVTRCGIGLLGLGSTPLRGTDGERAVVGERLSDIGADEIGRVTLAALSDVPADLQGSASYRRRVGAAMVSRALTSAIAQVTSEEMIHA from the coding sequence GTGAAGGCTGCCCCGTTCGCCTACCACCGCCCCGACACGGTGGCCGAGGCGGCGCAGATGCTGGGCGAGTTCGGCGAGGATGCCAAGATTCTGGCCGGCGGGCAGAGCCTGGTGCCGATGCTCGCCATGCGCCTCACGCACTTCGCCCACCTGATCGACATCTCCCGCATCGGCGAGCTGACGGGCATCGACCTGGTCGACGGCCAGGTCGCGGTCCGTGCGGCCACCCCGCACGCGCTGGTCGGCATGGACGACGAGGTCGCCGATTCGGTCCCGCTGCTCACGCTGGCCACCCCGCACATCGGGCACTTCCAGATCCGCACCCGCGGCACCCTCGGCGGTGCCGTCGCGCACGCCGACCCGGCCGCCGAATACGCCGCCGTCGCGCTGGCCCTCGACGCGCACATCGACGCCGTATCCACCCGCGGCGACCGCGCCATCGCGGCCGCGGACTTCTTCACCGGACTGTGGGAGACGTCGCTGGCGCCCGACGAGATCCTCACCGCCGTCCGGTTCCCCGTGTGGAGCGGCCGGTGCGGTTTCGCGGTCGAGGAATTCGCCCGCAGGCACGGCGATTTCGCGATCGCCGGTGCCGTGGTGGCGCTCGAGGTCGACGGCGAGGACCGCGTGACCCGGTGCGGGATCGGGCTGCTGGGCCTGGGGTCGACACCGTTGCGCGGCACCGACGGCGAACGTGCCGTCGTGGGGGAACGGCTCTCCGACATCGGCGCCGATGAGATCGGCCGGGTGACGTTGGCCGCCCTCTCCGACGTGCCGGCCGACCTGCAGGGTTCGGCGAGCTACCGCCGCCGGGTGGGCGCCGCGATGGTCTCGCGGGCCCTGACCTCGGCCATCGCCCAGGTGACGTCGGAGGAGATGATCCATGCATGA
- a CDS encoding SRPBCC family protein → MELNNEFRVAVPAAKTWEVLTDVERVAPCLPGATLLSVDGDEFTGAVKVKVGPITVSYQGVAAFQEKDAAAQRVVLKASGKETRGNGNAAATVTAQLKDEGDATHVVINTDLTISGKAAQFGRGVLADVATNLIGQFAKALEADVLGDAPKATTAPTTEAATAAAQPAAGDSVDLLKVMAVPLAKRFAPVVAGLAAGTAVGFLIGRRRRRAHPAAVLAEDLQAALTSLLGSLSPTERLRP, encoded by the coding sequence GTGGAACTGAACAACGAATTCCGGGTCGCAGTGCCCGCCGCCAAGACGTGGGAGGTGCTCACCGACGTGGAGCGCGTGGCCCCGTGCCTGCCGGGCGCGACGCTGCTGTCGGTCGACGGCGACGAGTTCACCGGCGCGGTGAAGGTCAAAGTCGGGCCGATCACGGTGTCCTACCAGGGCGTCGCGGCGTTCCAGGAGAAGGACGCCGCCGCCCAGCGGGTCGTGCTGAAAGCCTCCGGCAAGGAGACCCGCGGCAACGGAAACGCCGCCGCGACCGTCACCGCGCAACTCAAGGACGAGGGCGACGCGACGCATGTCGTGATCAACACCGACCTCACCATCTCCGGCAAGGCCGCCCAGTTCGGCCGCGGCGTGCTGGCCGATGTCGCGACCAACCTCATCGGCCAGTTCGCCAAGGCGCTCGAAGCCGACGTGCTCGGCGACGCCCCGAAGGCGACCACGGCGCCCACCACGGAGGCGGCGACCGCCGCGGCTCAGCCCGCCGCCGGCGACTCGGTCGACCTGCTCAAGGTGATGGCGGTGCCGCTGGCGAAACGCTTCGCCCCGGTGGTCGCCGGGCTGGCCGCGGGCACCGCGGTCGGCTTCCTGATCGGCCGCCGCCGCAGGCGTGCGCATCCGGCCGCGGTGCTGGCCGAGGATCTGCAGGCCGCCCTGACGAGCCTGCTCGGTTCGTTGTCGCCGACCGAGCGGCTCCGGCCGTGA